One region of Lytechinus pictus isolate F3 Inbred chromosome 8, Lp3.0, whole genome shotgun sequence genomic DNA includes:
- the LOC135155237 gene encoding uncharacterized protein LOC135155237, whose product MGVKNTRKTPYNPKSNGLVERFNRTLLNTVASMMDSESHQRDWDKYIPFATAAYRSSPQESTGETPNMLMLGREVTLPIDLVMPPTPLDEDVNTDYAFKLRDTLRTVHEKARRKDAGSRQRTIYNRRASDADFDVGQYVWLRKKNRKKGVSPKLEPRWLGPFLIISKLSAVTFRLQQTPRSLWATGEELCSLNTGIASSALPVLHSLVWMVHGG is encoded by the coding sequence ATGGGTGTAAAGAATACTCGGAAAACGCCCTATAACCCAAAATCCAATGGCCTCGTTGAAAGATTTAATCGGACCCTCCTCAACACGGTTGCCTCTATGATGGATTCAGAGTCGCATCAGCGTGACTGGGATAAATATATCCCCTTTGCCACAGCAGCATACCGGAGCAGTCCTCAAGAGTCCACTGGAGAAACTCCGAACATGCTTATGCTAGGAAGAGAAGTCACCTTACCAATAGATCTGGTAATGCCACCCACCCCACTAGATGAAGACGTAAATACTGACTACGCCTTCAAACTCAGAGATACACTACGGACAGTACATGAAAAAGCAAGAAGAAAGGATGCTGGAAGCCGACAACGCACTATATACAACAGGAGGGCATCCGATGCTGACTTCGACGTGGGGCAATATGTGTggctcagaaaaaaaaataggaaaaaaggAGTATCTCCAAAATTGGAACCCCGATGGCTTGGACCGTTTCTTATCATTTCGAAGCTCTCTGCTGTCACATTCCGTCTTCAACAAACTCCTAGATCTCTATGGGCGACAGGCGAGGAACTCTGTTCCTTGAATACTGGGATAGCATCCAGCGCCTTACCTGTGCTGCACTCATTAGTGTGGATGGTACATGGTGGTTAA